The Pan troglodytes isolate AG18354 chromosome 19, NHGRI_mPanTro3-v2.0_pri, whole genome shotgun sequence region AGAGACTGACCAAGGGCTCCCATAAGGCACCTGCAGAGCCTGTGAGAAGCTGAAGTCAATGTTTTCCTGACACCAGTTGATCTGTGCAGGATCCATTGATTTAACCACCTGCTGTGTGGCATGCACTGTGGTCGATGCCAGGAACAGGAATTGGAGGGGCCCATGAGCATGGCCAGTATCACAGGCTGGAGGTGCTGCTGCGCTCTGACCGGGCCTCTTGGGGATGAGCCCATGTCAACCACCTTGCCTCCGATGGGGTTGGGCCCACAGGTTACCTTTGTGTGTCCATGACCACACCTTCCTCCCCGACCTCATccaaatctctttcttttccaagccCCTGAATCCTTCAGGGCTGCAGGTTTTGTTTAAAGCAGAGCTGGTGAGTTGCATAGGTTGTTGCGTTGGGACTAGATGGGGTGTTCAAAGAGTTGGGAGTTAAAAAACATAAAGGGTATTTATTAGGAGAACCAAGGAGTGTAGTTCTCCTGTTCTCAATATGCGGCCAGGTTAATGAATGTCACGTGAatgaaccagaaaaaaatgaagtgtgCCCTTGATCAGCTGGGTTGGTGTGCAGCAAGCTGTGTGACCAGGGGACAGCAGTGGTCCTGAGGGCCGTCACTGTCTGCCGTGCAGAGCCCTTCCTCCCACGGGGGCCTGCCTCACCTGTGCCAAGGGCTTGTCTGTGGTCAGTGACCTGGATAGATCTGAATGGGGCTTCTTTTTCGAGGAGTCTTATGGCAGGTCTCTCAGTAAAGACTCCATTCTTGATGATCACACATTTTGGATTTTCCAAATCTGTCAGAGAATGGGCTTGAGGCGGGGTTTGTGGGCACTAGTTTCACTGGTTTCATTTACCAAAAAGGGGAGCAGAAGTCaagtatggtggctcatccctgtaatcccagaggcaagagaattgcttgagcccaggagttcgagaccagcctgagcaacataaggagacccccgtctctaaaaaaatgaaaaataacattttagtcagacgtggtggcatgcatctgtggtcccagctgcttgggagggtgagatgggagggttgtttgagccctggagttaaagttgcaatgagctgtgattgcaccactgcactctagcctgggtgacagaacgagaccctgtctcaaaaaaaaaaaaaaaagaaagaaaaaaaggaaaaaaaaacctcatgcctgtaatcccagcactttggggaccggggtgggcagatcacgaggtcaggagatcaagactatcctggccaatatggtgaaaccccgtttctactaaaaatacaaaaattagccaggtgtggtggcacgtgcctgtaatcccagttactcgggaggctgaggcaggagaatcgcttgaaccagggagtcagaggttgcagtgagctgagatcgcgccactgtactccagcctgggcgacagagtgagactctgtctcaaaccaaaaaaaaaggggtggggggcgggggcaggAGAACAGTAAGAGGTAGGGAGAGGAAAGGGGATTCTCGCTACACCCAAACCAGGTACCATCTAGAGGCTAGAATCTTTGGGAGGCTCAAATTCCCTAGAAAGCAGGAGAAGCTTCTGTAGCCCTCCCGCTTTCCCAGTAGATTAAGCCCAGGGCGGCTCCAGATGTGTGACATGCTCTGTGCCCAACCAGAGCCCATCATAAGCAGAGGAATAACACCCACACCAGAAGGGCCCTCGGAGGTCACCACGTCCAAGAACcctctttacagatgaggaaactgaggcccagagaggggagagCCACCTAGCGAGCTGGTGGCGGCTAGACCAGGAGAGCTGTCATTCCAAGCAAGCAAAGGCAACGAGACGAGCCCAGAGCTGTGCTCCCATCTCTTTGTTAGGGGGCCTGGGATGCCCTCTCAGTGTCATTTTGTCCAGGATGATGCTCCCTCTCTTAAGCGATTAATGCGCCCTTGCTAACCTCTTGCTATCGCTGCCTCTTCAAACCAGAGGAGTTGAGAGTTCCGGGCCGGCAGAGGAAGGCGCCTGAAAGGCCCCTGGCCAATGAGATTAGCGCCCACGTCCAGCCTGGACCCTGCGGAGAGGCCTCTGGGGTCTCTGGGCCGTGCCTCGGGGAGAAAGAGCCAGAAGCTCCCGTCCTGCTGACCGCGAGCCTTCCTCAGCACCGTCCCGTTTGCCCAGCGCCTCCTCCAACAGGAGGCCCTCAGGAGCCCTCCCTGGAGTGGAGACAAAAAGGCGGGGACTGGGCCGAGAAGGGTCCGGCCTTTCCGAAGCCCGCCACCACTGCGTATCTCCACACAGAGCCTGAAAGTGGTAAGGTGGTCCAGGAAGGCTTCCTCCGAGAGCCAGGCCCCCCAGGTCTGAGCCACCAGCTCATGTCCGGCATGCCTGGGGCTCCCCTCCTGCCTGAGGGCCCCAGAGAGGCCACACGCCAACCTTCGGGGACAGGACCTGAGGACACAGAGGGCGGCCGCCACGCCCCTGAGCTGCTCAAGCACCAGCTTCTAGGAGACCTACACCAGGAGGGGCCGCCGCTGAAGGGGGCAGGGGGCAAAGAGAGGCCGGGGAGCAAGGAGGAGGTGGATGAAGACCGCGACGTCGATGAGTCCTCCCTCCAAGACTCCCCTCCctccaaggcctccccagcccaagATGGGCGGCCTCCCCAGACAGCCGCCAGAGAAGCCACCAGCATCCCAGGCTTCCCAGCGGAGGGTGCCATCCCCCTCCCTGTGGATTTCCTCTCCAAAGTTTCCACCGAGATCCCAGCCTCAGAGCCCGACGGGCCCAGTGCAGGGCGGGCCAAAGGGCAGGATGCCCACCTGGAGTTCACGTTTCACGTGGAAATCACACCCAACGTGCAGAAGGAGCAGGCGCACTCGGAGGAGCATTTGGGAAGGGCTGCATTTCCAGGGGCCCCTGGAGAGGGGCCAGAGGCCCGGGGCCCCTCTTTGGGAGAGGACACAAAAGAGGCTGACCTTCCGGAGCCCTCTGAAAAGCAGCCTGCTGCTGCTCCGCGGGGGAAGCCCGTCAGCCGGGTCCCTCAACTCAAAGGTCTGTGTCTTGAGCTTCTTCGCTCCTTCCCTGGGGACCTCCCAGGCCTCCCAGGCTGCGGGCACTGCCACTGAGCTTCCGGGGGCCTCCCGACTCCTGCTGCTTCTGACGTTCCTAGGACGCCACTAAATCGACACCTGGGTGCAGCTGCTCCACTCCCTCGGCCTCCTCCCATGCTCAGGCTGTGGCCGCACGCGCCCCTCACGCTTGCCCGCCACTCTGCATGTCACCAGCACCCCCGCTCCGTGCTCCCCACCTTGTTTGACTCTCTGGCCACTTGATTTGTCCACAACGGCCCATCAGCCCACAGGAGGTTGGTGGGTGCCTTCCACCGACAGGATGACGGGTGCCCTCATGGTGTCTAGAACTCTCCAACCCTCCCATGTAGGCATAAGCAgctccactttgcagatgaggaaacggaggctcagagaagtacaGTAACTTGCCGAAGGCCAATGAgtagtaagtgacagagccaggttTGGGATCCAGGTAGGTTGTCTCTGAAAGACACGCCTGTCCTGCATCCCACAACGCCTCCCAGGAGGTGCTGGAGTGTGGACGCCTAACACAGAGATGTGCAGGGCACACACAGCAGGCGACACACACAGCATCCAGAGGTGGCCCAGAGCTCATGCTGTGCCTTTGGCCCagtgccctgcccccacccactcTGCCTTGTGGCAGGAAGACAAGGAGCAGACACAAGATCTCCCTGGTCCACATGCCGCCACCTCCCTCTGCAGAGGACAAGGGGATCCTCATGCTGGCATTGGAGGGGGTTGAGCAGGGCCCACCTTGAGCCCTCAGGAGCACGACCACAGCAGCCCTGCAGGGAGGGATTGGTGGGAGGAGAGTCCCAAGTATCAGGGAGAGGAGAGTTGGTGTCCCACAGGAGACCTCAGAGCCACAAGGCGAGCTTGTTCATAAATTTGGGACCCTTAGCATTTCACAGTTATTTGCAGAGCCCAGAAATGGATGTTACTGAAGCTCACAGTTGCAAGCATctgttaaatttttattagattttactTTTAGAGAAAACTTTGAAATGCTATAAAGAAGCCTGTGTTTAAAAGTTAAGACAGAGGCTGggggcgatggctcacgcctgtaatctcagcactttgggaggccaaggcaggtggatcatttgaggttaggagttcgagaccagcctggccaacatggtgagaccctgtctctactaaaattacaaaaaattagctgggcgtggtggcgggcacctgtagtcccagctactggggaggctgaagcaggataagtgcttgaacccaggaggcagaggttacagtgagccaaaatcacaccactgtaccctaagcctgggcgacagagtgagactctgtctcaaaaaataaaataaaataaagttaagagagaaaaaaatatatcctATATCCTTTGTTAAATTCCAAAACAGTAGGGGACAAATAACTGACTTGACAGGTTACTACAATATTTCCTGAAATGATGTTTTCTTGAATACTGGCCTACTAGAGGTTCATAGGTGTGTTTGGATTAAAAAAGAGTTCCATGGCCCAgtgactgggggaaaaaaataaaagactatacTAAGTTAAACAGGCTTTTCTGCTGCAGGACTTGTCAGAGCCTTTAATGTACTAATGGCCATTGTGACCCTCTGAGAAGGTCACAGAGTGGGTTTCCCAAACTTACTTGATTCTACCTGCTAACATTTCCTGGAGGAAGTTTGGGAAAGGCCGATTTAGCAGATTCTTTTGTTGTGCCATGGATGGTGCTGGTTGATGTGGGCAAAACAAATAACACGTGAGTCAGATCCGCCTGGGGCTCTTACTAAAGTGCAGGTTCCCAGGTGCCACTTTAGGCTTACAGACCCAGTTGTGGGGTAAGCCTGGGAGTCTTTTAGCAGGTGATTCTGCCACATAGTATAGTTGGAAAACCTCTGGGCATACTCATTGCTGGTCCCTCTAGAAATCCAGGTGACAATAGCCAATGAGAAGCTCCAAGAGACCCAGTTGTCCATGGGGTAGAGGGAATGTGATATTGAAACCAAAGAAGAAAATCTATGATCAGTTTTCAGCAGTGACTGTCAAGAGAAGGAGAAGGGTGAGTTAGCGCTGATGCTGGCCGACAGGTCAGCGGGTTGGTTTCACCAAGGAGTGTGATGAAGGCTGATGTTGTCTGTGGGAATGTATGATGGTAACTGGTTTGTAGCTAATTTGGGGAAGCAGTGAGAATTCGTGCCCTTTGAAGACCAGCAAGTGGCAAGAAAcccaccaggcctggctcagggctgggctgggcttggcTCATCTCAGAGCAGCTGGGGCTGGTGGCCAAAGCCGCCATTAGTGAGGGGCAGGCCCTGGGGATACAACCAGCAACTAGGGGACAAAGACAACCCTGCCAGCCTCTCCTATTCTGGAGGCGTGTGACCAGAAATGGAGATGGGTTGGTCAGCATAAGATGGCCAGGAAGGTGGGAATCAGGACTGCTGGCAATCTAGCCACATGGGCAGGGGAGCCGGGTGGTTCCAGGCAGTTTCCGAGGCCAAGAGGGTGAGCAGGCACCTCACAGGGAATCAGGGCCAAGCCTGGCTGCAGTGTGGAGACAATGCACCCACCCCCATCCTTGGATCTTGCAGGAGGCTGGGTCCTCACTCAGCTACCAACATCCATGGCCCTGAGGCTTTTAAAACACCCATCCATGGAGTGGGGCTGGTCCCAGTGGGGTGAGGCTGACCCTGGCAGAAACAGGGCAGGAGCCTGTGGGTTAGGGAGACTGCACCTTCCTTAGATAGCCTCCATGCCATCATGTCCCCGTGACAGTTTCTGCTGCGTCCCCTCTGCATGGTCCCACCCTCGGCCAGCCTGCTGCCCCCTCTTGCCAGGTTGCTCTAATCAATGACCCCAGTGTGCTGTGTTGATACTAACAATGCGAGGCCTAGCAGATTCAAGGGAAAAGAGAACCAACTGGGTTTCCACCAGACCCAACTAAACAAACATGGACCTATCCCAGAGAAATCCAGCTTCACCACAGCTGGCTTTCTGTGAACGGTGAAAATGGAGTGTGACaagcattcttattttatattttatcagctCGCATGGTCAGTAAAAGCAAAGACGGGACTGGAAGCGATGACAAAAAAGCCAAGGTAAGCTGACGATGCCACGGAGCTCTGCAGCTGGTCAAGTTTACAGAGAAGCTGTGCTTTATGTCTGATTCGTTCTCATATATAATGTGGGGAGTATTTGTCACTAAAGTACAGCTGTCATTTAAAGTGCTTTGTATTTTGGGGCAGGCTTTTAAAAAGTCCAGCATTTATTAGTTTTGATACTTACCCCAGGGAAAAGCAGTTGGCAGGTTCATGAAGTCATGCTCCTAATTCCAGCTTTCTTAGTGTACTTTCAGTGAGACCCTGACAGTAAATGAAGGTGTGTTTGAAAACCAACCCCAGGACAGTAAATGAAGGTGTGTTTGAAAACCAGCCCTAGGACAGTAAATGAAGCCATCTTCTCACTGCATAAACTGCACCCAGATCTTTGCCCATCCTTCTCAGTATTTCACTTCACCCATTGTTTACTGTCTCAATGACTGGGGAAATGTCTGGGGAAATGCTCCCGTAATTACACAGTGGCGTTTTTCCTGGAAAATCCCACCATGGCTCTAGATAAGACCTGTTTTTCTTAAAGGTATCTAAAATTTCCAGCATAAATTCTGTCTGAAACACCTGAATTTTAATCAGTACTGGAGCCCGGAGGGCATCTCCAGTTGCCACATAGCTCTGAGCATTCAGTGGTGTGTTGAGGGCTGCTCCCGGAAGTGCCTGCAGAGTCAGGGCTCCCCAGCCTCATCTAGTGAGGCAGTGGAAGGGCCTGTGGGGATTTGGAGAGCTGGCCTGGGTCTCTGAAGTGACAGTGACAGCTGCTTGTCAATCACGGTGCACATTTAGTGccgggggcagggggcagggaatACCAGcctcatgcatgcatgcattcatttgttccttccttcattcattcattcagtacaCATGGGTACAACATCCCTGCCCTGGAGTTGCCCAGAGTCTAGGGAGGGGAAGGATCTATTACCCTGGACCTCGGCCAGTTGGGGAGTGCTGCTGGTGGAGAGGGGCCGTGTGCAGCGAGGGAAGGAGGAGTCGTCAATACCCCCACCCCAGCTTTGCTTTCTTGTCATCAGCCCCAGGGCCCCAGCCTGTGTCCCTCCTCTCCCATTGCTACTTCATCTCCTGGGTCCTCCTTACCAAGCCTGACCACACAGAGGGCCTTGGCCGCTTCCATGGGGAATTGGAAAGCAATAAGATAGCATCCCCTAGAAGCCCAGTGAAGTCTGGGTCAGGACCCTTCTCTGAGCTCTGACTTGCTCTTGGAAACACTTCGAGGCTTAGCCTCCCCACTTTGTTTCCTGAGAGTGTGACCTGTTCCCCTCCAAACACCCCCTTCTCCTCCAGGGCCATGCCCACCCGTCAAAATCCCCCACGGGCAGGACAAACTGTGGGTGTCAGTCACCATCTATCCTGCATCCTGGTTCCAGGGCcccccccagccccacctccat contains the following coding sequences:
- the MAPT gene encoding microtubule-associated protein tau isoform X6, with the protein product MAEPRQEFEVMEDHAGTYGLGDRKDQGGYTMHQDQEGDTDAGLKESPLQTPTEDGSEEPGSETSDAKSTPTAEAEEAGIGDTPSLEDEAAGHVTQEELRVPGRQRKAPERPLANEISAHVQPGPCGEASGVSGPCLGEKEPEAPVLLTASLPQHRPVCPAPPPTGGPQEPSLEWRQKGGDWAEKGPAFPKPATTAYLHTEPESGKVVQEGFLREPGPPGLSHQLMSGMPGAPLLPEGPREATRQPSGTGPEDTEGGRHAPELLKHQLLGDLHQEGPPLKGAGGKERPGSKEEVDEDRDVDESSLQDSPPSKASPAQDGRPPQTAAREATSIPGFPAEGAIPLPVDFLSKVSTEIPASEPDGPSAGRAKGQDAHLEFTFHVEITPNVQKEQAHSEEHLGRAAFPGAPGEGPEARGPSLGEDTKEADLPEPSEKQPAAAPRGKPVSRVPQLKARMVSKSKDGTGSDDKKAKGADGKTKIATPRGAAPPGQKGQANATRIPAKTPPAPKTPPSSGEPPKSGDRSGYSSPGSPGTPGSRSRTPSLPTPPTREPKKVAVVRTPPKSPSSAKSRLQTAPVPMPDLKNVKSKIGSTENLKHQPGGGKVQIVYKPVDLSKVTSKCGSLGNIHHKPGGGQVEVKSEKLDFKDRVQSKIGSLDNITHVPGGGNKKIETHKLTFRENAKAKTDHGAEIVYKSPVVSGDTSPRHLSNVSSTGSIDMVDSPQLATLADEVSASLAKQGL